The following proteins are co-located in the Salvelinus namaycush isolate Seneca chromosome 33, SaNama_1.0, whole genome shotgun sequence genome:
- the elovl2 gene encoding elongation of very long chain fatty acids protein 2, translating to MDHLESLDERLNALFYFLFEDRDSRVRGWLLMDSYLPTLSLTILYLLTVYLGSKYMRNRPAYSLKGVLQVYNFSVTMLSLYMLVELVSATLSAGYRLQCQGLHEAGEADLRVAKVLWWYYFSKVIEFLDTIFFVLRKKNSQITFLHVYHHASMFNIWWCVLNWIPCGQSFFGPTLNSFIHVCMYSYYGLSTIPSMQKYLWWKRYLTQAQLIQFILTITHTLSAIVVPCGFPVGCLLFQFSYMATLVILFVNFYVQTYRKRRPEESIKSSRPNGHSVSTNGTSFKKRK from the exons GACCATTTAGAAAGTTTGGACGAGCGGTTAAACGCGCTTTTTTACTTCCTGTTTGAAGACAGAG ACTCCAGGGTACGAGGATGGCTCCTGATGGACTCATAtctccccaccctctccctcaccatcCTTTACCTCCTCACAGTATACCTGGGATCAAAATACATGAGGAACAGGCCAGCATACTCACTCAAGGGTGTCTTACAAGTGTACAACTTCTCTGTGACCATGCTCTCCCTGTACATGCTGGTTGAG CTCGTCTCGGCAACCTTGTCGGCAGGCTACCGTCTGCAGTGTCAGGGACTCCACGAGGCAGGGGAGGCGGACCTCAGG GTAGCCAAGGTGCTGTGGTGGTACTACTTCTCCAAGGTGATTGAGTTCCTGGACACCATCTTCTTTGTGCTGCGGAAGAAGAACAGCCAGATCACCTTCCTGCACGTTTATCACCACGCCTCCATGTTCAACATCTGGTGGTGTGTTCTGAACTGGATCCCCTGTGGACAGA GTTTCTTTGGGCCGACTCTTAACAGTTTCATCCATGTGTGTATGTACTCCTACTATGGCCTGTCTACAATACCCTCCATGCAGAAATACCTCTGGTGGAAGCGTTACCTGACTCAGGCTCAGTTG aTCCAGTTTATACTGACCATCACACACACCCTGTCTGCGATCGTCGTCCCTTGTGGTTTCCCCGTCGGATGTCTGCTCTTTCAGTTCTCCTACATGGCCACCCTCGTCATCCTTTTTGTCAACTTCTACGTCCAG ACCTACAGAAAAAGACGGCCAGAAGAATCCATCAAGTCCAGTCGCCCAAATGGCCACTCTGTCTCCACCAATGGCACCAGCTTCAAGAAGAGGAAGTAG